The proteins below are encoded in one region of Vespula pensylvanica isolate Volc-1 chromosome 4, ASM1446617v1, whole genome shotgun sequence:
- the LOC122628518 gene encoding biogenesis of lysosome-related organelles complex 1 subunit 5 — MIELICVTLRSVSIDSMASVIKDTGEIWSRLFEHRPFIQGEITFFLREFQEKRDDGEVERLFKILEYSTELDQNQLPRAEQLGDCHLPSLKANIDVALSMCERVLQRQEEFDSDFALQQNREIRKVEWEKFINDMSDKCQKVDKAFQDKENEIKEYYIDLEKKLHITP, encoded by the exons ATGATTGAACTCATTTGTGTTACGTTACGAAGTGTTTCCATCGACAGCATGGCGTCCGTTATCAAAG ACACGGGAGAAATTTGGAGTAGACTCTTTGAACATCGACCATTTATCCAAGGggaaataacttttttcttaagaGAATTTCAG gaaaaaagagacgacGGGGAGGTGGAAAGACTTTTCAAAATACTGGAATATTCAACGGAACTAGATCAGAATCAGTTGCCCCGTGCAGAACAACTTGGAGATTGTCATTTACCAAGTTTAAAAGCAAATATCGATGTTGCACTTAGTATGTGCGAACGAGTACTTCAAAGACAAGAAGAATTTGATAGT GATTTTGCTTTGCAACAAAACAGAGAAATTCGTAAAGTGGAATGGGAAAagtttataaatgatatgagTGACAAATGCCAAAAAGTAGATAAAGCCTTTCAGgacaaagaaaacgaaatcaaagaatattatattgatttagAAAAGAAGTTACATATTACAccttga
- the LOC122628516 gene encoding transmembrane protein 199 has protein sequence MPVETIDDPSICVKPNAKLIDFVWKYISDVNDAPPGIAMLKSSNRKKCNDVLLKLSDINWLNNYLQEYRKTTTEKVYLHEILEGVDVILPTPKITPRNPELEARIQKLTAQQNAREYKAMTKSVDSTRKDLPEDTLAYQMKQINKQLIAVAQFIFSVLAGFAFGFVGVELIVGNLDFGFRLLLGIICALVIALAEIYFLAIKLNEDCYDVFSTPKPTKLHQE, from the exons atgcCTGTAGAAACAATCGATGATCCATCCATATGCGTGAAACCAAATGCAAAATTAATAGATTTTGTTTGGAAATACATATCTGATGTAAATGATGCTCCACCTGGTATTGCTATGTTAAAAAGCAGTAATAGGAAGAAGTGCAATGatgttttattgaaattaagtGATATAAATTggttaaataattacttacaagaatatagaaaaactACAACTGAAAAGGTATATTTACATGAAATATTAGAGGGTGTCGATGTAATATTACCAACACCAAAAATTACACCCAGAAATCCTGAATTGGAAGCAAGGATACAAAAACTGACAGCACAACAAAATGCAAGAGAATATAAAGCTATGACTAAAAGTGTTGATTCTACACGAAAAGATTTACCGGAAGATACATTAGCCTATCAAA tgaagcaaataaataaacaactaATTGCTGTTGCACAATTTATCTTCTCTGTATTAGCAGGATTTGCATTTGGTTTTGTTGGAGTAGAGTTAATAGTTGGTAATTTAGATTTTGGATTTAGACTATTATTAGGTATAATATGTGCATTAGTAATTGCTTTGGCTGAAATCTATTTTCTGGCTATTAAGTTAAATGAAGATTGTTATGATGTATTTTCAACACCTAAACCTACAAAATTACATCaagaataa
- the LOC122628517 gene encoding chromatin accessibility complex 16kD protein — MAAQGLPSKMKELRLPISRVKTIMKSSPYVDTVGQDGLYLVTKATELFIHYLTEEAHMQNNKGNNLDYKHLAEVVQTNDTLEFLREIMPRKITVRQFKEMMAAKSSNSSSSESSSDSDSDSESDTDSCSNSDNKEDNEMSGSEHETEAQENGKCSFSDKSEASGKSDSEEESKR; from the exons atggcGGCGCAAGGTTTACCTTCCAAAATGAAGGAATTACGTTTACCTATTTCAAGAGTAAAAACTATAATGAAAAGTTCACCTTATGTCGATACAGTTGGACAAGACGGATTGTATTTAGTTACAAAAGCTACG GAATTGTTTATTCACTATCTAACAGAAGAAGCTCATATGCAAAATAATAAAGGGAATAATTTAGATTACAAGCATTTAGCAGAAGTTGTACAAACAAATGATACACTGGAATTTTTACGAGAAATAATGCCACGAAAAATTACCGTAAGGCAATTCAAGGAGATGATGGCAGCTAAATCATCGAATAGTAGTTCTTCTGAAAGTAGCTCAGACTCGGATAGTGATAGCGAGTCTGATACTGACTCTTGTTCTAATAGCGacaataaagaagataatgaGATGTCAGGTAGTGAACATGAAACAGAAGCACAAGAAAATGGTAAATGTAGTTTCAGTGATAAAAGTGAGGCTAGTGGTAAAAGTGACAGCGAAGAGGAATCTAAGAggtag